In a single window of the Lineus longissimus chromosome 4, tnLinLong1.2, whole genome shotgun sequence genome:
- the LOC135487111 gene encoding potassium voltage-gated channel protein egl-36-like isoform X2, whose amino-acid sequence MDEQYGLRETKGWAIVSGALTIATIILLACTSHPDLVQPYVYNSTIGGQNIDKLIPGEKMKRALLAEPHPVIVIMDQTVNIILTLEFMVRFLTCPGKLRFFAKVLNWVDFITFSTYWSFISMFAAFEQSPKDAAYIVTMNVFSALVTIRIFRIFRLAGIFKGLRVLMLLVKKNFKELLTLIMFFMIGMLMFSTMIFFAELHIDDDKFPSIIHGLWWSIITMTTVGYGDIVPSSSTGQMVGAVCALCGILLSGLAIPIISNNFNLYYNYSYAQDEQDEIEGKNDPNSRENGDVPLSAREKAGSRGIRYIYFYEA is encoded by the coding sequence GGCTGGGCCATCGTCTCCGGCGCGCTGACCATCGCGACAATCATCCTCTTGGCATGCACGAGCCACCCCGACCTTGTCCAGCCCTACGTCTACAACAGCACCATCGGTGGGCAAAACATAGACAAACTCATTCCCGGAGAGAAAATGAAACGGGCGCTGCTGGCGGAACCGCATCCAGTGATTGTAATAATGGACCAGACAGTCAATATCATACTGACTTTAGAGTTCATGGTCAGGTTCCTAACCTGCCCGGGAAAGCTACGCTTCTTCGCAAAAGTCTTAAACTGGGTGGACTTCATCACGTTTTCGACTTATTGGAGTTTCATTTCCATGTTCGCTGCCTTCGAACAGTCGCCGAAAGATGCCGCCTATATCGTCACAATGAACGTATTTTCCGCCTTGGTGACGATTCGTATCTTCCGTATATTCAGATTAGCGGGTATATTCAAGGGATTACGGGTGTTGATGCTACTTGTGAAGAAAAACTTCAAAGAGTTGCTAACATTGATTATGTTTTTCATGATTGGCATGCTCATGTTTTCCACCATGATCTTCTTCGCGGAGTTGCACATCGATGATGATAAGTTCCCAAGTATTATCCACGGACTCTGGTGGTCCATTATAACCATGACCACCGTAGGTTACGGGGACATCGTGCCTTCCAGTTCCACGGGGCAAATGGTGGGTGCCGTGTGTGCGCTGTGCGGCATCCTACTCTCTGGACTAGCCATTCCCATCATCAGCAATAACTTCAATCTGTATTATAATTACAGTTACGCACAGGACGAACAGGATGAAATAGAGGGGAAAAATGACCCAAACAGTCGCGAAAATGGCGATGTCCCTTTAAGTGCCCGAGAAAAGGCAGGTAGCAGAGGCATCCGCTATATCTACTTCTACGAAGCGTGA
- the LOC135487100 gene encoding uncharacterized protein LOC135487100 isoform X1 has product MEKISLRFACPLVDTGLHVNSRTGMLHSMNIMDPGEKRRQQRLRDVKRGAEFFKKVETLADVYWRDLDPTSRLVNVKGRGQRLAPINCDSNQSSYSSLTMTEDLSTSRISDLNRRVSKSLTSLPCLPKTVTFALKPTPTETPDVDSKRLRKSDGSPSWSTYLLDRQPHQRLDHLVEIDRKMLSTLAESRESFFDAEEEEMVTESERRKVIESIRRSDRKDYMKQRHYNHRSKLLKEFEHPLKRDNTMLILNRVNKLLEPDVISIHSAEGSSRYEWDRGSSADVDALEAILRADGVTDDQKGSASLVATSWEDVQDFEDFLKALCENRMTLSEKCNWWLNDKCLSAS; this is encoded by the exons ATGGAAAAGATCTCTCTTCGATTTGCCTGTCCATTAGTTGATACAGGACTACATGTAAATAGTAG GACCGGCATGCTACACTCGATGAACATTATGGACCCCGGAGAAAAAAGACGCCAACAACGACTGCGAGATGTAAAACGAGGCGCGGAATTCTTCAAGAAAGTCGAGACACTCGCAGACGTCTACTGGCGTGACCTTGACCCCACTTCACGTCTCGTGAACGTGAAAGGGCGCGGCCAGCGTCTTGCGCCGATAAATTGTGATTCTAATCAGAGTAGCTACAGCTCATTGACGATGACTGAGGATTTATCCACATCACGTATTAGTGATTTAAATCGTCGTGTGAGCAAGAGTCTCACGTCGTTGCCATGTTTACCGAAAACTGTCACGTTTGCTCTGAAGCCGACGCCTACAGAGACACCGGATGTTGACTCAAAACGTCTGCGCAAAAGCGACGGATCGCCTTCTTGGTCGACATATCTTCTGGATCGCCAGCCTCATCAGAGACTGGACCATCTTGTCGAAATAGATAGAAAGATGCTGTCAACTCTCGCAGAATCTCGCGAGAGTTTCTTCGATGCGGAAGAAGAGGAAATGGTTACAGAGAGCGAGAGGCGGAAGGTTATCGAAAGTATTCGCCGGTCCGACCGCAAGGATTATATGAAACAACGACATTACAACCACCGCTCGAAACTCTTGAAGGAATTCGAACACCCTTTGAAAAGAGACAATACGATGCTAATTCTAAACAGAGTGAACAAGTTGCTGGAGCCTGATGTTATTTCTATTCACAGCGCGGAGGGTAGTTCCAGGTATGAATGGGACAGAGGTAGTTCGGCCGATGTAGACGCACTTGAAGCCATCTTGAGGGCGGATGGGGTGACGGACGACCAGAAGGGTAGTGCGTCCCTGGTAGCAACGTCTTGGGAAGATGTGCAGGACTTTGAGGATTTCCTAAAGGCGCTCTGTGAGAACAGAATGACACTGTCCGAGAAGTGTAACTGGTGGTTAAATGACAAATGTTTGAGTGCATCGTGA
- the LOC135487100 gene encoding uncharacterized protein LOC135487100 isoform X2 yields the protein MLHSMNIMDPGEKRRQQRLRDVKRGAEFFKKVETLADVYWRDLDPTSRLVNVKGRGQRLAPINCDSNQSSYSSLTMTEDLSTSRISDLNRRVSKSLTSLPCLPKTVTFALKPTPTETPDVDSKRLRKSDGSPSWSTYLLDRQPHQRLDHLVEIDRKMLSTLAESRESFFDAEEEEMVTESERRKVIESIRRSDRKDYMKQRHYNHRSKLLKEFEHPLKRDNTMLILNRVNKLLEPDVISIHSAEGSSRYEWDRGSSADVDALEAILRADGVTDDQKGSASLVATSWEDVQDFEDFLKALCENRMTLSEKCNWWLNDKCLSAS from the coding sequence ATGCTACACTCGATGAACATTATGGACCCCGGAGAAAAAAGACGCCAACAACGACTGCGAGATGTAAAACGAGGCGCGGAATTCTTCAAGAAAGTCGAGACACTCGCAGACGTCTACTGGCGTGACCTTGACCCCACTTCACGTCTCGTGAACGTGAAAGGGCGCGGCCAGCGTCTTGCGCCGATAAATTGTGATTCTAATCAGAGTAGCTACAGCTCATTGACGATGACTGAGGATTTATCCACATCACGTATTAGTGATTTAAATCGTCGTGTGAGCAAGAGTCTCACGTCGTTGCCATGTTTACCGAAAACTGTCACGTTTGCTCTGAAGCCGACGCCTACAGAGACACCGGATGTTGACTCAAAACGTCTGCGCAAAAGCGACGGATCGCCTTCTTGGTCGACATATCTTCTGGATCGCCAGCCTCATCAGAGACTGGACCATCTTGTCGAAATAGATAGAAAGATGCTGTCAACTCTCGCAGAATCTCGCGAGAGTTTCTTCGATGCGGAAGAAGAGGAAATGGTTACAGAGAGCGAGAGGCGGAAGGTTATCGAAAGTATTCGCCGGTCCGACCGCAAGGATTATATGAAACAACGACATTACAACCACCGCTCGAAACTCTTGAAGGAATTCGAACACCCTTTGAAAAGAGACAATACGATGCTAATTCTAAACAGAGTGAACAAGTTGCTGGAGCCTGATGTTATTTCTATTCACAGCGCGGAGGGTAGTTCCAGGTATGAATGGGACAGAGGTAGTTCGGCCGATGTAGACGCACTTGAAGCCATCTTGAGGGCGGATGGGGTGACGGACGACCAGAAGGGTAGTGCGTCCCTGGTAGCAACGTCTTGGGAAGATGTGCAGGACTTTGAGGATTTCCTAAAGGCGCTCTGTGAGAACAGAATGACACTGTCCGAGAAGTGTAACTGGTGGTTAAATGACAAATGTTTGAGTGCATCGTGA